ATACGAATCCACATTTTTCCGTGTTTTCTTACCTTTCTGGCAATTGCGACGCGGACGGCTTCGATCTGACGGCTGTCGATCCAACCACATTCCAGCGCTTTTAGACCGAAATGCCCAAAGCAGACTTCGTTACCGCGATTGGCAACACCTTTCATCCTGCCTCTGTGCTGTTTTCTATGTTTTGTTTTTCGAGGTGCCAGCATTGTTCAATTCCTTTATTACTTTTTCTTAAAAGTTTCTCCGTTACAAATCCAGACCTTGATGCCAATACATCCATAAGTCGTATGAGCCGTAATCGAAGCAAAATCTATGTCAGCGCGCAAAGTATGCAGAGGAACGCGACCTTCACGAGCGGTTTCCCTGCGGGCGATTTCCGCACCGCCGAGTCTTCCGCTACATTGAATACGAATACCTTCTGCTCCCATTCGCATGGTTGCCTGAATGGCTTTTTTCATTGCCCTTCTGTATGACACTTTCTTAACGATCTGTGCGGAAATATTGTTACCAACTAACACAGCATTCAATTCAGGTCTCTTGATCTCATTGACATTGATTTGAACATCCGTCTTGGTAATCTTTTGGAGTTCCAGCTTCAACAGATCGACTTCCTCGCCTTTCTTTCCAATAACAATGCCGGGGCGGGATGTATTGATTGTGATCGTGATCTTTTTGGAAGTCCGGTGAATGTCGATGCTGGCTATTCCGGCGTTCGGGATTCTTTTTAATAAATACCGGCGAAGTATTATATCTTCCGTCAGTTTATCTTTAAAGTTTTTTTCA
The Candidatus Marinimicrobia bacterium CG08_land_8_20_14_0_20_45_22 DNA segment above includes these coding regions:
- a CDS encoding 30S ribosomal protein S3, which codes for MGQKTHPIGFRLGFNKDWSSNWFDEKNFKDKLTEDIILRRYLLKRIPNAGIASIDIHRTSKKITITINTSRPGIVIGKKGEEVDLLKLELQKITKTDVQINVNEIKRPELNAVLVGNNISAQIVKKVSYRRAMKKAIQATMRMGAEGIRIQCSGRLGGAEIARRETAREGRVPLHTLRADIDFASITAHTTYGCIGIKVWICNGETFKKK